From Methylomonas sp. EFPC3, a single genomic window includes:
- a CDS encoding 50S ribosomal protein L25/general stress protein Ctc, translating into MANVFEFIAEARVGVGSASAKAVRRQGKVPAVIYGGSASPLMLVLDHNEVVKHLAHEAVYSHVLDVMVDGAAEKAVLKHIQRHPAKPQILHMDFMRVDESHKLKVHVPLHFVNEAVCVGVKKGGVVTHTMTDVEVICMPSVLPEFIEVDLAAIDIGETIHLSDLVLPAGVELPALAHGSEHNHPVAQVVKTRGAEESV; encoded by the coding sequence ATGGCAAACGTGTTTGAATTTATTGCAGAGGCTCGTGTTGGTGTTGGTAGTGCTTCGGCGAAAGCGGTGCGTCGGCAAGGTAAGGTTCCTGCGGTTATTTACGGCGGTTCTGCTTCTCCTTTGATGCTGGTTCTTGATCATAACGAGGTCGTTAAGCATCTGGCTCACGAAGCGGTGTATTCTCATGTTCTGGATGTGATGGTTGATGGTGCGGCCGAAAAAGCGGTGCTGAAGCACATCCAGCGTCACCCGGCTAAGCCTCAGATTTTGCATATGGATTTCATGCGTGTGGATGAATCTCACAAGCTGAAGGTTCATGTTCCGTTGCATTTTGTTAACGAGGCTGTGTGCGTTGGCGTTAAAAAAGGTGGGGTTGTGACGCACACGATGACTGATGTTGAGGTTATATGCATGCCTTCTGTGTTGCCTGAGTTTATTGAGGTGGATTTGGCGGCTATCGATATCGGTGAGACTATTCATTTGTCTGACTTGGTGTTGCCTGCTGGCGTAGAGTTGCCTGCTTTGGCTCATGGTTCTGAGCATAATCATCCTGTGGCTCAGGTTGTTAAAACCAGGGGTGCTGAAGAATCTGTGTAA
- the pth gene encoding aminoacyl-tRNA hydrolase produces the protein MIRLIVGLGNPGQQYEKTRHNAGFLFVDRLAELHGARWSRSAQFQGDVADCSIGLGRVLLLKPVTFMNRSGASVGAMMRFYKMDCSELLVVHDELELAEGVVRLKRNGGHAGHNGLRDIISNTGTKDFFRLRIGIGRPSEGGVADYVLSGFSNGAMLRFMALCDMLLKDVEALVAGDLARINSLA, from the coding sequence ATGATTAGGTTGATTGTTGGTTTAGGTAATCCTGGTCAGCAGTACGAAAAAACCCGGCACAATGCCGGGTTTTTGTTTGTGGATCGTTTGGCTGAATTGCATGGAGCGCGCTGGTCTCGCTCGGCTCAGTTTCAGGGGGATGTTGCAGATTGCAGCATTGGTCTCGGTAGGGTGTTGTTGCTGAAGCCAGTGACCTTTATGAACAGAAGTGGTGCATCGGTCGGTGCTATGATGCGGTTCTATAAGATGGATTGCAGCGAGCTTTTGGTTGTCCATGATGAGCTTGAGTTGGCGGAAGGTGTGGTGAGGCTCAAGCGCAATGGTGGTCATGCTGGGCATAACGGTTTGCGAGATATAATATCCAATACCGGGACCAAAGATTTTTTTCGGTTGCGGATTGGTATAGGTCGGCCGTCTGAGGGAGGGGTGGCTGATTACGTTTTGTCTGGTTTTTCTAATGGCGCGATGCTCAGGTTTATGGCTTTGTGCGATATGTTGCTCAAGGATGTTGAGGCGTTGGTGGCTGGTGATTTGGCGCGAATTAATTCGCTTGCGTAA
- the tuf gene encoding elongation factor Tu gives MAKEKFERKKPHVNVGTIGHVDHGKTTLTAALTKVMAELQGGEAKAFDQIDNAPEERARGITISTSHVEYESANRHYAHVDCPGHADYVKNMITGAAQMDGAILVCSAADGPMPQTREHILLSRQVGVPYIVVFLNKADMVDDAELIELVEMEIRELLNQYEFPGDDTPIIVGSALKALEGEQSEIGVQSVVKLVEALDSYIPEPQRAIDGKFLMPIEDVFSISGRGTVVTGRVERGIIKVGEEVEIVGIKDTVKTTCTGVEMFRKLLDQGQAGDNVGILLRGTKRDDVERGQVLAHVNSIKPHSHFKAEIYVLSKEEGGRHTPFFNGYRPQFYFRTTDVTGAVELPEGVEMVMPGDNISVTVKLISPIAMEDGLRFAIREGGRTVGAGVVASIVE, from the coding sequence ATGGCTAAAGAAAAATTTGAAAGAAAGAAACCGCACGTAAACGTAGGAACGATTGGCCACGTTGACCACGGCAAAACAACCTTGACTGCTGCGCTGACCAAGGTTATGGCCGAGCTGCAAGGTGGCGAAGCAAAAGCGTTTGATCAAATCGACAATGCTCCCGAAGAGCGCGCGCGCGGTATTACCATTTCGACCTCGCACGTAGAGTACGAGTCAGCCAATCGTCACTATGCGCACGTTGACTGTCCGGGTCACGCTGACTACGTCAAAAATATGATTACCGGTGCGGCGCAAATGGACGGTGCTATTCTGGTTTGCTCCGCGGCTGACGGTCCGATGCCGCAAACGCGCGAGCACATCCTGCTGTCTCGCCAGGTAGGCGTTCCATACATCGTTGTGTTCTTGAACAAAGCGGACATGGTCGATGATGCCGAGCTGATTGAGCTGGTTGAAATGGAAATTCGCGAACTGTTAAACCAGTACGAATTCCCGGGCGACGATACCCCAATCATCGTTGGTTCTGCGCTGAAAGCGTTGGAAGGCGAGCAAAGCGAAATCGGTGTTCAGTCGGTTGTTAAACTGGTTGAAGCGCTGGATAGCTATATTCCTGAGCCGCAACGCGCAATCGATGGCAAATTCCTGATGCCAATCGAAGACGTATTTTCGATTTCCGGTCGTGGTACGGTAGTAACCGGCCGTGTCGAGCGCGGTATTATCAAAGTCGGTGAAGAGGTTGAAATCGTTGGTATCAAAGATACCGTGAAAACTACCTGTACCGGTGTTGAAATGTTCCGCAAATTGCTGGATCAAGGTCAGGCTGGCGACAACGTGGGCATCCTGCTGCGTGGCACCAAGCGCGACGACGTAGAGCGTGGTCAAGTATTGGCTCACGTAAACAGCATCAAGCCACACTCGCATTTCAAAGCCGAAATCTACGTATTGTCGAAAGAAGAGGGTGGTCGTCACACGCCATTCTTTAACGGTTACCGTCCACAGTTCTACTTCAGAACCACCGACGTGACTGGTGCGGTTGAGCTGCCGGAAGGTGTTGAAATGGTAATGCCAGGGGACAACATCTCGGTCACAGTAAAATTGATCTCACCGATCGCGATGGAAGACGGCTTGCGCTTCGCAATTCGTGAAGGTGGCCGTACCGTCGGTGCGGGTGTTGTGGCTTCTATTGTCGAGTAA
- a CDS encoding ribose-phosphate diphosphokinase yields the protein MREASVMVFSGNANKALSEGIVKKLNMRLGMASVGRFSDGEIFVEIQENVRGRDVFVIQPTCSPTNENLMELLVMIDALRRASAARITAVMPYYGYARQDRRSRSARVPITARLVADMIGNAGADRALTVDLHSDQIMGFFGIPVDNVYASPILLGDIWRQEYPDLIVVSPDVGGVVRARAIAKRLGDADLAIIDKRRPRPNVSEIMHIIGDVDGRTCVMVDDLVDTAGTLCHAAAALKKHGAKKVVAYCTHPVLSGSAAENVKQSVLDELVVTDTIPLTDELLGVSKIRQLSVAEMLAETIRRIAVGESVSSLYVD from the coding sequence ATGCGCGAGGCTTCGGTAATGGTATTCTCTGGCAATGCCAATAAGGCTTTGTCTGAAGGTATCGTGAAAAAGCTGAACATGCGCCTTGGCATGGCTAGTGTCGGTCGCTTTAGCGATGGCGAGATTTTTGTAGAGATCCAGGAAAACGTTAGGGGAAGGGATGTCTTTGTAATTCAGCCAACCTGTTCTCCCACCAACGAAAATTTGATGGAGTTGTTGGTGATGATCGATGCTCTTCGGCGCGCCTCTGCGGCCCGGATTACTGCAGTGATGCCTTACTACGGCTATGCGCGGCAGGATAGAAGGTCTCGGTCTGCGCGAGTGCCGATTACGGCGCGTTTAGTGGCCGACATGATAGGCAATGCTGGTGCTGATCGGGCCTTAACGGTAGATTTGCACTCCGACCAGATTATGGGTTTTTTCGGAATTCCGGTCGACAATGTATATGCTTCTCCAATTCTGCTTGGCGATATATGGCGGCAAGAATATCCGGACTTGATTGTGGTGTCACCGGATGTTGGTGGTGTGGTGAGGGCTCGAGCAATTGCAAAGCGCTTGGGTGATGCGGACTTGGCGATTATCGATAAGCGCCGCCCTCGGCCTAACGTGTCTGAAATCATGCACATTATCGGTGATGTTGACGGTAGGACTTGTGTGATGGTCGATGATCTGGTGGATACTGCTGGTACGCTGTGTCACGCCGCTGCGGCATTAAAAAAGCACGGGGCAAAAAAAGTTGTGGCTTATTGCACTCATCCGGTGCTTTCTGGATCTGCGGCTGAAAATGTCAAGCAGTCGGTTCTTGATGAGCTGGTCGTCACAGATACGATTCCCTTAACCGATGAGTTGTTGGGTGTCAGCAAAATCAGGCAGTTGAGTGTCGCTGAAATGTTGGCTGAAACCATAAGGCGAATAGCGGTTGGAGAATCCGTAAGTTCGTTATATGTTGATTAA
- a CDS encoding tetratricopeptide repeat protein, whose product MNKWIAIAIVLSAAGCAVAPDKDAAVESQPAKVDGLQSRVNRNTVIDEEVLYLLMAAELAGQRNQYDLAMDAYLQAAKRVDDPRIAERAVKIGLFLKDEARTREALTVWLSKDGKNLAARKFAVLLAIKNSDHKAALDNLDAMLADDPAGFEAGLLEMSKLLEKEGRTQFTYDVLDELAQMRPAHAGIFFVQAVLASVLQQSELAQQKISQALLLEPDWNKAVIFQAQLAGRAGDLAKAREYLEKAVKQAPNDKQLRKMLLEVLVNSRDYDDAIKLCQSVLEDKPDDPETLFALALIHMQLNQVDKAENTLERLLPNPDWEGQASFYLGKIALEQQRPEKALAWFDRVEEGSYAFDADMAAVSLLMNQKRLDDVEARVNRMDVKYPEQRLRILMVKAELYNQSGRYQDAFDALTSALKEAPDNRDVLYARALVAERLDKLDVLEADLLKILEKKPEDVAALNALGYTLVDRTQRYDEAAKYLGKAIELQPEEPVIVDSYGWLLYKQGKLELALEYLRKAYDKQPENEIAAHIAEVLWEMGDKKQAKELFDAAFKKSPEDEYLLEFKKRFLQSGQ is encoded by the coding sequence ATGAATAAATGGATAGCCATAGCAATAGTTTTGTCTGCAGCGGGATGTGCTGTTGCGCCTGACAAGGATGCTGCGGTCGAGAGTCAGCCGGCGAAGGTTGATGGCCTGCAAAGCCGGGTTAACCGCAACACCGTCATTGACGAAGAGGTTTTATACCTGTTGATGGCGGCTGAGTTGGCGGGCCAGCGCAACCAGTACGATTTGGCGATGGATGCCTATTTGCAGGCCGCTAAGCGGGTCGACGATCCGCGGATTGCCGAAAGAGCGGTGAAAATCGGTTTGTTCCTAAAGGATGAGGCGCGGACGCGGGAAGCGTTGACGGTTTGGTTGTCTAAGGACGGCAAAAATTTGGCAGCCAGAAAGTTTGCGGTGTTGTTGGCTATTAAGAATTCCGATCATAAGGCAGCGCTGGATAATCTCGACGCGATGTTGGCCGACGATCCTGCCGGTTTTGAAGCCGGATTGCTGGAGATGAGCAAGCTGCTTGAAAAAGAGGGGCGGACTCAGTTTACTTACGATGTGTTGGATGAGTTGGCGCAAATGCGTCCGGCGCATGCCGGCATCTTTTTCGTCCAGGCGGTATTGGCTTCGGTATTGCAGCAGAGCGAACTGGCTCAACAAAAAATCAGCCAGGCCTTGTTGTTGGAGCCCGATTGGAACAAGGCGGTTATTTTTCAGGCGCAGTTGGCGGGTCGGGCTGGCGACTTGGCTAAGGCCAGAGAATATCTGGAAAAGGCCGTGAAACAGGCGCCGAACGACAAACAGCTCCGAAAAATGTTGTTGGAGGTTTTGGTTAATAGTCGCGATTATGATGACGCGATCAAGCTTTGCCAGTCAGTGCTTGAAGATAAACCGGACGATCCGGAGACCTTGTTTGCTCTGGCTTTGATTCATATGCAGCTAAACCAGGTAGATAAGGCCGAAAACACTTTGGAGAGGTTGTTGCCCAATCCGGACTGGGAAGGCCAGGCCAGCTTTTACCTGGGCAAAATAGCGCTGGAGCAACAGCGTCCGGAAAAAGCTTTGGCTTGGTTCGACCGGGTCGAAGAGGGGAGTTACGCTTTCGACGCTGACATGGCCGCAGTCTCACTTTTGATGAATCAGAAGCGATTGGATGATGTCGAAGCGCGAGTCAATCGGATGGATGTCAAATATCCGGAGCAGCGTTTGCGGATACTGATGGTAAAGGCCGAATTGTATAACCAGTCCGGGCGCTATCAGGATGCGTTCGATGCTCTGACGTCAGCGTTGAAAGAGGCGCCGGATAACCGTGACGTGCTTTACGCTCGGGCTCTGGTGGCTGAGCGTTTGGATAAGCTCGACGTGCTTGAGGCAGATTTGCTGAAGATTCTGGAGAAAAAGCCGGAAGACGTCGCGGCTCTGAATGCTTTGGGTTATACCTTGGTCGACCGAACCCAACGTTATGATGAGGCTGCCAAATATCTTGGAAAGGCCATCGAGTTGCAGCCGGAAGAGCCGGTGATCGTCGATAGCTACGGTTGGTTGCTATATAAACAAGGTAAATTGGAATTGGCCTTGGAATATTTGCGTAAAGCCTACGACAAGCAGCCTGAAAATGAGATTGCCGCCCATATTGCCGAGGTTTTGTGGGAGATGGGTGATAAAAAGCAGGCCAAGGAATTGTTTGACGCCGCTTTTAAAAAATCTCCAGAGGACGAATATTTGCTCGAATTCAAAAAGCGCTTTCTACAGAGCGGCCAATAA
- the ispE gene encoding 4-(cytidine 5'-diphospho)-2-C-methyl-D-erythritol kinase: MTESQLNSKGWGEKWPAPAKLNLMLRIIGRRPDGYHLLQTVFRIIDLCDWIRFSPAGDGKVRLRNPIPGVPESDDLTVRAANLLKEYTGSREGVWIEIEKNLPMGGGLGGGSSDAATTLLVLNKLWGLNLSLETLMDLGLRLGADVPVFVFGRTSWAEGVGEKLTEVNVPGRWVVVIKPDCHVNTKQIFLANGLTRNSKPIKMTDFLAGDARNDCLSVVSELYPPIVRAIHALSEFGEAKLTGTGACVFAEFDSEDAAKCAYSGLIEEWMVYLAKEVDKSPLHVKLEQGVF; the protein is encoded by the coding sequence GTGACTGAAAGTCAATTAAATTCGAAGGGATGGGGCGAGAAGTGGCCGGCTCCGGCAAAATTAAACCTGATGTTGAGAATTATCGGCCGTCGCCCGGATGGCTATCATTTGTTGCAAACGGTGTTCCGAATTATCGACTTGTGTGATTGGATTAGGTTTAGTCCTGCGGGGGATGGCAAAGTCAGGCTCCGTAACCCGATTCCTGGGGTGCCTGAGAGCGATGATTTGACTGTTCGTGCTGCTAATTTACTCAAAGAATATACTGGCAGCCGTGAGGGCGTGTGGATTGAAATTGAAAAGAATCTTCCAATGGGCGGTGGATTGGGGGGTGGAAGTTCGGATGCTGCCACGACGCTACTGGTACTAAATAAGCTTTGGGGATTGAACCTTTCTCTTGAGACTTTAATGGATCTGGGGTTGCGATTGGGCGCCGATGTGCCTGTTTTTGTGTTTGGTCGAACCTCTTGGGCTGAGGGAGTTGGAGAAAAGTTGACTGAGGTGAACGTTCCGGGCAGGTGGGTTGTTGTGATTAAGCCGGATTGCCACGTAAACACCAAACAAATTTTTTTGGCTAATGGGTTGACAAGAAATAGTAAACCAATCAAAATGACTGACTTTCTTGCAGGGGATGCAAGGAACGATTGTCTTTCGGTTGTGAGTGAGTTGTATCCTCCGATTGTAAGGGCTATTCATGCTTTGTCGGAATTCGGAGAGGCTAAGTTAACCGGTACCGGTGCCTGTGTTTTTGCGGAATTTGATTCCGAAGATGCGGCAAAGTGTGCGTATTCCGGGCTGATTGAAGAGTGGATGGTTTATCTCGCCAAGGAGGTGGATAAGTCGCCGCTTCACGTTAAGTTGGAACAGGGAGTGTTTTAA
- the lolB gene encoding lipoprotein insertase outer membrane protein LolB codes for MMILRGLGVCCILALSACSLVSESEVSVYRPFETHALQAHGRWAFSGRLAVADERESFSASVNWRHLGGRDDIELLGPLAQGRLAISVVDGAVTIDDGENRQEFYGSAEQVLSERLGVVMPVDSLRYWVFGILDPGLQGVELDAGFMQAGWRVTFRDVYKVASDSLPKKINIEKDRTKIKLIVDQWDLS; via the coding sequence ATGATGATTCTGCGTGGGCTGGGGGTGTGTTGCATTTTGGCATTGTCAGCTTGCTCGCTGGTTTCTGAGTCGGAAGTAAGCGTTTATCGTCCCTTTGAAACCCATGCCTTGCAGGCTCACGGTCGTTGGGCATTCTCGGGAAGATTGGCGGTTGCCGATGAGCGAGAGTCGTTTTCCGCATCGGTCAATTGGCGGCATCTTGGCGGCAGGGATGATATCGAGTTGTTGGGGCCGTTGGCGCAGGGGCGTTTGGCGATTAGTGTGGTCGATGGCGCTGTCACAATCGACGATGGCGAGAATCGGCAAGAATTTTACGGTTCGGCAGAGCAGGTTTTGTCGGAGCGGTTGGGAGTGGTGATGCCTGTCGACTCGTTGAGGTATTGGGTATTCGGGATTCTCGATCCGGGTTTGCAGGGCGTCGAATTGGATGCTGGTTTTATGCAGGCGGGTTGGAGGGTCACTTTTAGGGACGTGTATAAGGTAGCGTCGGATTCTCTGCCTAAGAAAATCAATATTGAAAAAGATCGTACAAAAATAAAATTGATAGTGGATCAATGGGATTTGTCGTGA